The proteins below come from a single Oscillospiraceae bacterium genomic window:
- a CDS encoding dihydroorotate dehydrogenase electron transfer subunit, with protein sequence MNATSCDLKVLRQETVAADIMRLTVQWQDPSREPHAGQFYMLRAWAADATPILSRPISVDDFDNQTGALTFLYQVKGEGTRKLAALAAGDTLTVTGPCGNGFDTAALASAHKRIAVVGGGIGTAPLLLLCKELCRAGVRPDLYVGFRDASYGMESFVPWCHSIHLATDSGSEGHHGLVTDLLDVTHYDIVLTCGPMVMMRGVAKLCAAAGVPCLASLEKKMACGLGACLGCTCHTKIGPVTVCKDGPVFNAQEVFD encoded by the coding sequence GTGAATGCAACAAGCTGTGATTTGAAGGTCCTGCGGCAGGAGACTGTCGCAGCCGACATCATGCGCCTGACGGTCCAGTGGCAGGATCCCAGCCGTGAGCCCCACGCGGGGCAGTTCTACATGCTGCGCGCCTGGGCAGCCGATGCCACACCGATTCTGTCCCGCCCCATCAGCGTGGATGACTTTGACAACCAGACCGGTGCGCTGACCTTCCTGTATCAGGTCAAGGGCGAGGGCACCCGGAAGCTGGCCGCGCTGGCGGCAGGGGACACACTGACAGTGACCGGCCCCTGCGGCAACGGCTTTGACACCGCCGCGCTGGCGTCTGCCCACAAGCGCATCGCCGTTGTCGGCGGCGGCATCGGCACGGCACCGCTGCTGCTGCTCTGCAAGGAGCTTTGCCGCGCCGGTGTGCGCCCCGACCTCTATGTCGGCTTCCGCGATGCCTCCTACGGCATGGAGAGCTTTGTGCCTTGGTGCCACAGCATCCATCTGGCTACCGATTCCGGCAGTGAGGGGCATCACGGCCTTGTGACAGACCTGCTGGATGTCACGCACTACGACATTGTGCTGACCTGCGGCCCGATGGTCATGATGCGCGGTGTGGCAAAGCTCTGCGCCGCTGCCGGCGTACCCTGCCTCGCCAGTCTGGAAAAGAAGATGGCCTGCGGTCTGGGTGCCTGCCTCGGCTGCACCTGCCACACCAAGATCGGCCCCGTGACCGTCTGCAAGGATGGTCCGGTCTTTAACGCACAGGAGGTGTTTGACTGA
- the pyrF gene encoding orotidine-5'-phosphate decarboxylase produces the protein MLTNMDKLYESVAANGPVCVGLDTEISYLPTTDTAKTAGENVVAFNRALINATKGVAGCYKVQIAYYESLGLDGMRAYAETLKLARATGLPVIADIKRGDIAKTAEMYAKAHFTGDFEADIITLAPYMGLDSISPYLPYCAEQGKGVFVLCRTSNPGAKDFEYKKLDDGRHVYDLVGDSLTALGKDYMGEHGYSSIGLVIGGTHTEEATAIRAAYKDTFFLIPGYGAQGGKAADIAQYLTKGNGGVVNSSRGILLAYKKQPGVAFDEAAYNECVRMREDIQGECNKL, from the coding sequence ATGCTTACCAACATGGACAAACTGTACGAGAGCGTTGCCGCGAACGGCCCTGTCTGCGTGGGTCTGGATACCGAGATCAGCTACCTGCCCACGACCGACACCGCCAAGACAGCGGGAGAGAATGTCGTCGCATTCAACCGTGCCCTGATCAACGCCACCAAGGGCGTGGCCGGCTGCTACAAGGTGCAGATCGCCTACTATGAATCCCTCGGTCTGGACGGCATGCGCGCCTACGCCGAGACACTGAAGCTTGCACGCGCCACCGGCCTGCCGGTCATTGCCGACATCAAGCGCGGCGACATTGCCAAGACCGCCGAGATGTACGCCAAGGCACACTTTACCGGCGACTTTGAGGCCGACATCATCACGCTGGCCCCCTATATGGGCCTTGACTCGATCAGCCCCTATCTGCCGTACTGCGCCGAGCAGGGCAAGGGCGTCTTTGTCCTGTGCCGCACCTCCAACCCCGGCGCGAAGGACTTTGAGTACAAAAAGCTCGATGACGGCCGCCATGTTTATGACCTCGTCGGCGACAGCCTGACTGCCCTCGGCAAGGACTACATGGGCGAGCACGGCTACTCCAGCATCGGTCTCGTCATCGGCGGTACCCATACCGAGGAAGCCACCGCCATCCGCGCAGCCTACAAGGACACCTTCTTCCTGATTCCCGGCTACGGCGCACAGGGCGGCAAGGCAGCCGACATTGCCCAGTACCTGACCAAGGGCAACGGCGGCGTGGTCAACTCCAGCCGCGGCATCCTGCTGGCCTACAAGAAGCAGCCCGGCGTTGCCTTTGACGAGGCCGCCTACAACGAATGTGTGCGTATGCGGGAGGATATTCAGGGTGAATGCAACAAGCTGTGA
- a CDS encoding dihydroorotase produces MLIRNARDCAGKPIEVWLRDGKIAAVGLGLLVPEGEELLDAKGRTILPAFLDTHCHWRTPGFEYKEDISTGSAAAAAGGYTFVNLMPNTKPVCSSAEIAHAVEAEAARVGLCDANQTVSITKDFDGKTLDHLMTLPEDVKFITEDGNGVMNNAVMARAFAIATERGLTIMSHAEDREISPWDYRLAENIETVRNCHLAEYYGTRLHMCHVSTKESVDAIRMSRLRGARVSCEVTPHHLWFDDSRLQYKVNPPIRKAEDVTALIEAIKDGTVTCIGTDHAPHTAEEKEKGAAGMVGLETAFGVCYTKLCREQRLPLELLSFLMSAGPAAVLGLADRKGMLEPGYDADVVLADLDHMYEVKADELHSKSKNCPYDGALLYGKIVTTIKGGKVTFQIEE; encoded by the coding sequence ATGCTGATCCGCAACGCAAGGGACTGTGCAGGCAAGCCGATCGAGGTCTGGCTGCGCGACGGAAAAATCGCCGCTGTCGGTCTGGGCCTGCTTGTCCCGGAGGGGGAGGAGCTGCTCGATGCCAAGGGCCGCACGATCCTGCCCGCCTTCCTCGACACACACTGCCATTGGCGCACCCCCGGCTTTGAGTACAAGGAGGATATTTCCACCGGCTCTGCCGCAGCCGCTGCCGGCGGGTATACCTTTGTGAACCTGATGCCCAACACAAAGCCGGTCTGCTCCAGCGCCGAAATCGCCCACGCCGTTGAGGCGGAGGCCGCCCGCGTAGGGCTGTGCGATGCCAACCAGACCGTCTCGATCACGAAGGACTTTGACGGCAAAACGCTCGACCACCTGATGACGCTGCCCGAGGATGTCAAATTCATCACCGAGGACGGCAACGGCGTCATGAACAACGCCGTCATGGCGCGGGCGTTCGCCATCGCCACCGAGCGCGGCCTGACCATCATGTCCCACGCCGAGGACCGCGAGATCAGCCCGTGGGACTACCGTCTGGCGGAAAACATTGAGACCGTGCGCAACTGCCATCTGGCCGAATACTACGGCACCCGGCTGCACATGTGCCATGTTTCCACCAAGGAGTCCGTGGACGCCATCCGGATGAGCCGCCTGCGCGGTGCGCGTGTCAGCTGCGAGGTGACCCCCCATCACCTCTGGTTTGATGACAGCCGCCTGCAGTACAAGGTCAACCCGCCCATCCGCAAGGCGGAGGATGTGACCGCCCTCATTGAGGCCATCAAGGACGGCACCGTGACCTGCATCGGCACCGACCACGCCCCCCACACCGCCGAGGAAAAGGAGAAGGGCGCCGCCGGCATGGTGGGCCTTGAGACTGCCTTCGGCGTCTGCTACACCAAGCTCTGCCGCGAGCAGCGCCTGCCGCTTGAGCTGCTCAGCTTCCTGATGAGCGCCGGCCCCGCCGCCGTGCTGGGACTGGCCGACCGCAAGGGCATGCTGGAGCCGGGCTATGATGCCGATGTCGTGCTGGCGGATCTTGACCATATGTATGAGGTCAAGGCCGATGAGCTACACAGCAAGAGCAAGAACTGCCCTTATGATGGTGCGCTGCTCTACGGCAAGATCGTGACAACGATCAAGGGCGGGAAGGTTACGTTCCAGATCGAAGAATAA
- a CDS encoding SGNH/GDSL hydrolase family protein translates to MDHQNIRFHNVEELEPVEGGWLLRRIGAAARARISPGVQENCFATGIELRFTMPDGAVDLLLKTIPQAEAATAHIFFGSFQGGWEYSSKNIGADVTRIHIEYPAKLATLRRITAEKQLAFAPEVVRVVLPYVPVIFAGVEGRTALPAADQLPQKTYLAYGSSITHGSLSLIQPDCYVFRNAQALGVDYLNLGFAGNALMEEEMANYLVSRRDWDFASVEMGINTTERVKEFPLEVFEERIDRFTAVLARDPRPVFATSFFGYLDEDTDRTDKMRRIVRRYAAERLIFTDGLQLLDDETLISADGTHPDARGQEQIAARWSRIMAETLANRTAR, encoded by the coding sequence ATGGATCATCAGAACATCCGCTTTCATAATGTCGAGGAGCTGGAACCGGTCGAGGGCGGCTGGCTGCTCCGCCGCATCGGTGCCGCAGCGCGCGCCCGCATCAGCCCCGGTGTGCAGGAAAACTGCTTTGCCACCGGCATTGAGCTGCGCTTCACGATGCCGGACGGCGCAGTCGATCTGCTGCTGAAAACCATCCCCCAGGCCGAGGCCGCCACCGCCCACATCTTCTTCGGCTCATTTCAGGGCGGGTGGGAGTACTCCTCCAAAAACATCGGCGCGGATGTGACCCGCATCCACATCGAATACCCGGCCAAGCTCGCCACGCTGCGCCGCATCACGGCGGAAAAGCAACTTGCCTTTGCGCCCGAGGTCGTGCGGGTCGTGCTGCCCTATGTGCCGGTGATCTTCGCAGGGGTCGAGGGCCGGACCGCCCTGCCCGCCGCCGACCAGCTGCCGCAGAAAACCTATCTGGCCTACGGCTCGTCCATCACGCACGGCAGCCTCTCGCTGATCCAGCCGGATTGCTATGTGTTCCGCAATGCGCAGGCGCTTGGGGTCGATTATCTCAACCTCGGCTTTGCCGGCAACGCTCTGATGGAGGAGGAGATGGCAAACTACCTCGTATCGCGCAGAGATTGGGACTTTGCCTCGGTGGAAATGGGCATCAACACCACCGAGCGGGTGAAAGAGTTCCCGCTCGAGGTGTTTGAGGAGCGGATCGACCGCTTTACCGCCGTGCTGGCCCGCGATCCGCGGCCGGTGTTCGCCACCTCGTTCTTCGGCTATCTGGATGAGGACACCGACCGCACCGACAAGATGCGCCGGATCGTGCGGCGCTATGCCGCCGAGCGGCTCATCTTTACCGATGGCCTGCAGCTGCTGGACGATGAGACCCTTATCTCGGCAGACGGCACCCACCCCGATGCCCGCGGGCAGGAGCAGATTGCCGCACGCTGGAGCCGCATCATGGCGGAAACGCTTGCCAACCGCACGGCGCGGTGA
- the cysE gene encoding serine O-acetyltransferase has product MGLWEDAKNIRDKDPAARNVAEVIILYPGFHVLVTHKIAHFLYRHHCFFLARLVSQLARHLTGIEIHPGAKIGRKLFIDHGMGIVFGETTEIGDNCTIYHGVTLGGTGKDTGKRHPTLGNNVLIGAGAKVLGPVYIGDNVRVGAGSVVLKNLPANATAVGVPAEIVRVGNVKCCPADDLDQQDLPDIVNQRISELEARLSRLEAEKQGEFPPDKKE; this is encoded by the coding sequence ATGGGGCTTTGGGAAGACGCAAAAAACATCCGCGATAAGGACCCTGCGGCGCGCAATGTCGCGGAGGTCATCATTTTGTATCCGGGCTTTCATGTGCTGGTGACGCATAAGATCGCCCATTTTCTGTACCGTCACCACTGCTTTTTTCTGGCCCGCCTTGTCAGCCAGCTGGCGCGGCATCTGACCGGCATCGAGATCCACCCCGGTGCCAAAATCGGCCGCAAGCTTTTCATCGACCACGGCATGGGCATCGTCTTTGGTGAGACGACAGAGATCGGGGATAACTGCACGATCTATCACGGTGTTACGCTGGGCGGCACCGGCAAGGATACCGGCAAGCGCCACCCGACCCTGGGCAACAATGTGCTGATCGGTGCCGGGGCCAAGGTGCTGGGCCCGGTCTACATCGGCGATAATGTCCGCGTGGGTGCAGGCAGCGTTGTGCTGAAAAACCTGCCCGCCAACGCAACAGCGGTCGGCGTCCCGGCGGAGATCGTGCGTGTGGGCAATGTCAAGTGCTGCCCGGCGGACGACCTCGACCAGCAGGATCTGCCGGATATCGTCAACCAGCGCATCTCCGAGCTGGAGGCCCGCCTGAGCCGCCTCGAGGCCGAAAAGCAGGGTGAGTTCCCGCCGGATAAAAAAGAATAA